Within the uncultured Draconibacterium sp. genome, the region TCAGGAACATAAAATTTACGATTCTAATTTGAAGATAAAACCAGTAACCGTAAAAACTGAATCGCTGATGAACATGAGCAAAAAGCTAATTCTATGCATTCTTATAGCCCTTTTTTTTATGGCCCGGAATATGGTTGTTGGGGCGCCTCTTTTAATTGAACAAAAAGATAGTTTACGACAGGTTATTCTTCATGCTGAAGGAGAAGTGAAATTAAATACACAACTCAAGCTGGCACAATTGCTTTTTGAGAAACAGAACGAAGAAGCACAACTGGAGGCAAAAACAGCATTACTCGCAGCAAAACAACAAAACAATAAGGAGTCTCAAATGCGTGCTTTCTTTATTTTAGGACGCATTAGCCACGAGCTCAACAATGTTAAACTTTCGCAAGTGTATTTCGACAGTGCACTTACCATTGCCAACCAAATTGATGATAATTGGTATAAAAGCGATATTCTGCTACGGTCGGGAATAAACCAGCACACACAAGGCGAACATTTACAGGCACTACAGTCGTTTAACATGTCGATACAGGCAGGGCGGCAAGCAAAAAATTACCGCATTGTTGGTGCTTCCTATTCAATGATGGGAACAATTTTCAGGGTGAATGGCCTGTACGACCGCGCTATTGAATACATTATAAAGTCGCGGCTAAACTACGAAAAAGCCAACTACACAGAAGGTTATGCCTGGGCTGCCTACTTGCTTGGACGAATTTATACCGATCTCGAAATAAACGAAAAAGCCCTGGAGTATTACCAATCAGCCTTAAAAACTTACCGCGAAATGGCTGAAGAGAATGGAATACAAAGCGGAGTAGTTATTTGTTACGAGCAAATTGGAATACTTAATCTTCTTGAAGGAAATGTTGAAGAAGCACGTAAATATATTGGCTACACACTCAAAATTCATAAGGAAACAGGGTCGAAATATGGCATCTCAAATGCTTACAAGAGCATGGGGCGCATAGAGTATAGCGCCGGCAATTATGCCTTGGCCGAAAAATATCTGAATGATGCATTAATTGGGAAATTAGAGGTAGGCGACATGCTCAGTCAGCCATCAATAAATAAATATCTGGGGCTATGCTACATTAATACCGGACGCGCTAATGAAGGTCTGGCAACCATTCAGAAAGGTCTTAAGCAAGCCATTATCAATAACCAAAAACGTATTCAACTTGATATTTACTCAACACTTAGCACGATTTACCTTAATTTGAATAACCTGGAAAAGGCATTTGCCTGCCAGCAACAACAAATTAATATTCAGGACTCGATGCTTTTGGGAGCTGTAAATATTAAGATGGAACAGTTGCAGGGTATTTACGAAATCGACGCAAAAAACAGCCAGATAGCTGAGCTCGAACAACAAAATGAAATAAACAGACTGCAACTAAAACAGCACCGAACATCAAGGATTTTAATGATAATTGCCATTCTTCTTGTTCTTATTATTGCCGGCATTATTTATATATTTTACCAGCGCCTGCGCCAAAAAAATAATCAGCTGCAAGAAGCAAACCTGGCAAAAGATAAGTTCTTTGCCATTATTGCCCACGATCTTCGGGGCCCGATGCACACGCAAACAGCATTTCTCGACCACCTCCACGAGGAATTTGATTCGCTGGAAAAAGATGAGTTGAAAAAGCTACTGAAACTCCTTGTTTCAGGATCAGAAAACATCAGCGACCTGCTCGACAACCTCCTGCTTTGGGCACAATCGCAGGTAAAAAAAATGGAAGTAAATACTACCGAACTTGATCTTAGTAGTGTTATTCAAAATACGGTTGAAAAACTGCAACAATCGGCGAGTCTAAAACAAATTGCGATTTCGCTTGATACTGACAATCAGCTTAAAGTTTTGTCGGATACCAATATGCTTCAAACAATTATCCGGAACATTGTTAGTAATGCCATAAAATTTACACCTCGCGGGGGGGCAGTTAACGTGAAAACTTTCGCTTCGGCGCAAAACGAAATTACCATAAAAATTACCGATACCGGTCTTGGTATAGATTCTGAAAAGTTAAATCAGCTATTTGATATCAGCTCGAAAAGTCATTCGCAAGGAACTGAAAATGAAAAAAGTAACGGCCTTGGGCTTATTCTTGTAAAAGATTTTGTTGAGAAAAACAAGGGTACAATAAACATTGAAAGCGAAAAAGGAAAAGGTACATCTGTTATTGTTACGCTTCCGCAGGCATAGTCCAGGTTTCAGGTTATTTATGCTATTAACAGTTTTACGCCACAAATAAAATTCTAAACCAAAAACAGCAAAGCGATTACTCCAAACACCAGGGCCAGATTCTTTTCGTGCATACTTTACTTCATTTAAACAGTTCTACTATACGATATGGCAGCAAAGGAGTTGCAAAAATATACTTGAATCACTTTGCCTCAAAAAGTGGAGTTGCTACTTCAATCTCGAGTAATAATGAGTTATCTTTTTCGTAAGGCATCATTTCTGATTCGCCGAATATTCCCAAAGCTTTCCATTTCCTGGTAGGTGTTGGTATTTCGGAGCCGGATAAACCAGCCTCCTCCCTGCCTGTGCAATATCAGCAATGAAATTTAATGTGTCTCTAAAAGGATAGTTACCGCGATAGTAAGGCCCTGCCGTTCTTTAAACGTTCGATATTAATCGTGTAAGTATTGACAATATAGCATGTACAGTAGCCGTATCGATCTATAATTCGTTCCTGATACTTATGAGATAATTGGGGTTTTAATTTTTGCATTTTGCGGCTCTCGTTCCAATTTTTAACCTGAAGGGCAACCAAAATTCCGATTACTACCAGCAAAATTTCCTCTACAGCATAGCGCATGTATTTTGCCACCCTGTTTTCGGCAGCCAGTTTGTAGCGCATTTTTGAGAAGAATCGGAGCATAAATTCTATTTACCAGGAGGTGATAATTTCAGCATCAACAGGAGTTGCAGAAGTAATTGTTTGCAAAACCACACAGTATCGTTCAGTTAATTTTAGCAGCGTTTTCTTTTTTTCCTCATCGGCATCACAATCCAGTTCAAACAACAAGCGGATATTTCGAAATCCTACCGGCACTTCTTTCGAAACAGCCAGTGTTCCTTTAAAATCTAGATCACCTTCGGCTTTAACTGTTCCACTTCGGAGCTCTATTCCAATGGCAGTTGCTACCGAACTAAGTGTAACTCCGGCACAGGCAACCAAGGCTTCCAGCAATAAATCGCCCGAACAGGCCAACGAACCGTCGCCGCCCGTGGCAGGATGAAGTCCGGCTTTGGCCAATGCACTGCCTGTTTCCACTTTGCATGAAATTCCTTCACCAATTTTACCTTCTGCCTGAAGCGTGATAACAGCCGCTTCCGGATCGTTTCGGTATTTATCTTTCAGGGGAGCCTGCATTGCTCTTAGTTCTTCAGAATTCATAGTATTGAATTTTAATTATTGACTTCTTTTTACGTAATTTTTCAGGAAGAATTTCCAACGTATTGTAACCACAATAGAACGGGATACATCGCAACAAGCAGAAGACAAATGCTAATAAACACGGCAGCTGTGTAGAATATCTTCATATTTTCATTTATTGGTTCTTTGCGATGGGTATAAACTCATATAATTAAGACTAGTTTATCGTAATTATAACCACAGACAAACAATTTTGTTTAAACAACTGGATAAAAGGCAGTTTCGCAAACCAGAACACGACTAAAATCACGAGCAAAAACAAAGGCTCCGGGCGACGTCAAGTCACCTGAAGCCTTTTAAAATCCGCAGTATCGTCATTAAAAGTTGTTGTAGATTATTGTTGTACCAGAGTCAACGAATGTTGCGGATAATTTATCAGGATGTTCTCAAAATTATTTTACACGTACATATCTCTCCATTCGGTAATTGTCTTTGTCGTAGCTCCAGTCAACGTTTACCGGGTTAATCTGCATCAGCGTATCGCCTTTAAACTCCATAAGCAATCGTTCATCTGTCTCCACATAATCCTCCGAAACATGAAACGTAATATGTTCCGTATAATGATTTCCTTTAAGCGTGTAAGTTCCGCTGCCATAATTAGGAGTAGTAGTACCGTCGGAAATAAATTTACCTACAAACATAAAGTACTCGCCCGACCAGCTTTTCAGCTGTTCTCCTTCAGCATTTCCGGGTATGGTCCAGGCTATTTCTCCATCAACAATGCTTCTGTATTCAACCAATTTCCAGGTTCCTTCCAGCCTGCTTCCAGGATTAGAACAAGAAAAAAGAAGGACGGTAACAAAAAGTAGAATGAGTTTTTTCATAATTCCTGATTTTTACAGAATTGTTGCTTTTGTATAAAAACTGGTAATTAGCTGTTGTCTTCTGGCTTTCCACGATTTTCCGATCAACCGGAATGGGGACTAAGCTCTTACAACGTTTCATGCCTCAATATTTTGGTAAAATACGGATGTGGATAAATGCAATATAAGGAGTACGGGCGCTAAGTACTGTCTTGCCACTACAATCCGCGCCGGATGGCAGCCCTATGAACAAAACAGTTGGGGTGCGACATGAATGTCGTTTTTGAGCCTGTGCTTTAAAGCGTCAACATTTTCGTCCAAACTAAAAAGGAAGAAAAAGTTACGAAAAAACAGGAAGATACGCAATAGAGCTCCCGCTTTGGCAAACGTTGTGAATCAAAAATTTCAAGCTTAATTCAGCAAAGAATGTTTTTGGTCAGAACAATATGGGGTAGATTTCGTTTAAGTAAACCTGACAGCTTAAATATGCTATTATCATTATAAATCAAATCTATGCAAACAGCTACAACCGGGTCGGCCCCGGTTTTCACTAAGAATACCTCCTCGTCTATTCCGTTTTCTGAACTTTTAGATAACCTGAAAGAAAAAATGAAACAGGTTTTTCATGTTCGGGCCGATATCGATCAACTGAGTTTAAAGCGTGGACTTCCTCCGTTTGTAATGCGCGA harbors:
- a CDS encoding tetratricopeptide repeat-containing sensor histidine kinase, translating into MKIKPVTVKTESLMNMSKKLILCILIALFFMARNMVVGAPLLIEQKDSLRQVILHAEGEVKLNTQLKLAQLLFEKQNEEAQLEAKTALLAAKQQNNKESQMRAFFILGRISHELNNVKLSQVYFDSALTIANQIDDNWYKSDILLRSGINQHTQGEHLQALQSFNMSIQAGRQAKNYRIVGASYSMMGTIFRVNGLYDRAIEYIIKSRLNYEKANYTEGYAWAAYLLGRIYTDLEINEKALEYYQSALKTYREMAEENGIQSGVVICYEQIGILNLLEGNVEEARKYIGYTLKIHKETGSKYGISNAYKSMGRIEYSAGNYALAEKYLNDALIGKLEVGDMLSQPSINKYLGLCYINTGRANEGLATIQKGLKQAIINNQKRIQLDIYSTLSTIYLNLNNLEKAFACQQQQINIQDSMLLGAVNIKMEQLQGIYEIDAKNSQIAELEQQNEINRLQLKQHRTSRILMIIAILLVLIIAGIIYIFYQRLRQKNNQLQEANLAKDKFFAIIAHDLRGPMHTQTAFLDHLHEEFDSLEKDELKKLLKLLVSGSENISDLLDNLLLWAQSQVKKMEVNTTELDLSSVIQNTVEKLQQSASLKQIAISLDTDNQLKVLSDTNMLQTIIRNIVSNAIKFTPRGGAVNVKTFASAQNEITIKITDTGLGIDSEKLNQLFDISSKSHSQGTENEKSNGLGLILVKDFVEKNKGTINIESEKGKGTSVIVTLPQA
- a CDS encoding OsmC family protein; this encodes MNSEELRAMQAPLKDKYRNDPEAAVITLQAEGKIGEGISCKVETGSALAKAGLHPATGGDGSLACSGDLLLEALVACAGVTLSSVATAIGIELRSGTVKAEGDLDFKGTLAVSKEVPVGFRNIRLLFELDCDADEEKKKTLLKLTERYCVVLQTITSATPVDAEIITSW